One Agelaius phoeniceus isolate bAgePho1 chromosome 7, bAgePho1.hap1, whole genome shotgun sequence DNA segment encodes these proteins:
- the MCM6 gene encoding DNA replication licensing factor MCM6, producing MDLAVAAVGSAGAAPQHQQVRDEVAEKCQKLFLDFLEEFQNSDGEVKYLRDAEELIRPERNTLIVSFADLEQFNQQLSTTIQEEFYRVYPYLCRATKAFARDHGNVPANKDFYVAFQDLPTRHKIRELTSAKIGSLLRISGQVVRTHPVHPELVSGTFLCLDCQTVIKDVEQQFKYTQPNICRNPVCANRRRFLLDTNKSRFVDFQKVRIQETQGELPRGSIPRSLEVILRAEAVESAQAGDKCDFTGSLIVVPDVSQLATPGLRAETGSRVTGTEGYETEGIRGLRALGVRELSYKLVFLACYVAPTNPRFGGKELRDEEQTAESIKNQMSVKEWEKVFEMSQDKNLYHNLCTSLFPTIHGNDEVKRGVLLMLFGGVPKTTSEGTSLRGDINVCVVGDPSTAKSQFLKHVDEFSPRAVYTSGKASSAAGLTAAVVKDEESHEFVIEAGALMLADNGVCCIDEFDKMEVRDQVAIHEAMEQQTISITKAGVKATLNARTSILAAANPVGGRYDRSKSLKQNINLSAPIMSRFDLFFILVDECNEVIDYAIARRIVDLHSRVEESVDRVYSLDDIRRYLLFARQFKPKISKESEDFIVEQYKRLRQRDGSGVTKSSWRITVRQLESMIRLSEAMARMHCCDEVHPKHVKEAFRLLNKSIIRVETPDVNLDQDDDQQMEDQEDQDGVNGEAEAPAGVNGLVNGINGHSEDVSKDAAPKASLRLGFSEYRRISNLLVLHLRKAEEEEDDAALKRSELINWYLKEIESEIESEEELINKKKIIERVIHRLTHYDHILIELSQSGLRGSREEETFDDDPYLVVNPNYLLED from the exons GTTCCAGAACAGCGATGGGGAGGTCAAGTACCTGCGAGATGCTGAAGAACTGATCCGGCCAGAGCGGAACACACTGATCGTCAGCTTTGCAGATTTGGAGCAGTTCAATCAGCAGCTCTCTACCACTATTCAGGAGGAATTTTACAG GGTTTATCCATACCTGTGTCGAGCAACAAAGGCTTTTGCCAGAGACCACGGAAATGTTCCTGCAAACAAGGATTTTTATGTTGCATTCCAGGACCTGCCTACCAGACACAA AATTCGAGAACTGACTTCAGCAAAAATTGGCTCCCTGCTGCGCATCAGTGGGCAGGTGGTTCGTACCCACCCCGTCCATCCCGAGCTGGTCAGTGGAACCTTCCTGTGCCTTGACTGCCAGACAGTGATCAAAGATGTGGAGCAGCAGTTCAAATACACCCAGCCAAACATCTGCAGAAACCCAGTCTGTGCCAACAGAAGGAGATTCCTGCTGGACACAAACAAATCAAGATTTGTTGATTTCCAAAAG GTGCGCATCCAGGAGACGCAGGGCGAGCTGCCGCGCGGCAGCATCCCGCGCAGCCTGGAGGTGATCCTGCGCGCAGAGGCCGTGGAGTCCGCCCAGGCGGGTGACAAATGTGACTTCACCGGCTCACTGATCGTCGTGCCTGACGTGTCCCAGCTCGCCACACCAG GGTTACGTGCAGAAACCGGCTCGCGGGTGACGGGGACAGAAGGCTACGAAACCGAAGGCATCCGGGGGCTGCGCGCCCTCGGCGTCCGGGAGCTCTCCTATAAACTCGTCTTTCTGGCGTGTTATGTGGCGCCCACAAACCCACGG TTTGGTGGAAAAGAGCTCCGAGATGAAGAACAGACTGCAGAAAGCATTAAAAACCAAATGTCTGTGAAAGAGTGGGAAAAGGTTTTTGAAATGAGCCAAGATAAGAACCTGTACCATAATCTGTGCACCAGCCTCTTCCCTACTATCCATG GTAATGATGAAGTAAAACGCGGGGTCCTGCTGATGCTCTTTGGAGGAGTTCCCAAGACCACTTCAGAAGGCACTTCCTTGCGTGGGGACATCAATGTTTGTGTTGTTGGTGATCCAAGTACAGCCAAGAGTCAGTTCCTAAA GCATGTGGATGAGTTCAGTCCCCGTGCTGTGTACACCAGTGGCAAAGCCTCCAGTGCCGCGGGTCTGACAGCGGCTGTGGTGAAAGATGAGGAGTCCCATGAATTTGTCATTGAGGCTGGAGCACTGATGCTGGCAGACAAC ggtGTTTGTTGCATTGATGAGTTTGACAAGATGGAGGTGCGGGATCAAGTAGCCATTCATGAGGCAATGGAACAGCAGACAATATCCATTACCAAAGCTGGAGTGAAG GCTACTCTGAATGCCAGGACCTCCATTTTGGCTGCAGCAAACCCAGTTGGTGGCCGCTATGACAGATCCAAGTCACTGAAACAAAATATCAACCTGTCAGCTCCCATCATGTCCCGCTTtgatctcttcttcatccttgTGGATGAGTGTAATGAG GTGATAGATTACGCCATTGCCCGGCGCATCGTGGATCTGCACTCCAGAGTGGAGGAGTCTGTTGACCGTGTCTATTCCTTGGATGATATCCGAAGGTATCTGCTGTTTGCAAGACAGTTTAAACCAAAg ATATCCAAGGAGTCTGAGGACTTCATAGTGGAGCAGTACAAGCGGCTGCGGCAGCGCGATGGCTCCGGGGTGACCAAGTCATCCTGGAGGATCACAGTGAGGCAGCTGGAGAGCATGATCCGCCTGTCTGAGGCCATGGCCCGCATGCACTGCTGTGATGAG GTTCACCCAAAACATGTGAAGGAAGCTTTCAGGCTTTTAAATAAGTCCATCATTAGAGTTGAGACTCCTGATGTCAATTTAGACCAAGACGATGACCAGCAAATGGAGGATCAAGAGGACCAAGATGGAGTCAATG GTGAGGCAGAAGCTCCAGCTGGGGTCAATGGTCTTGTGAATGGGATTAATGGCCACTCTGAGGATGTGAGCAAGGATGCTGCACCCAAAGCTTCTCTCAGGCTGGGCTTCTCTGAGTACCGACGCATTTCTAACCTCCTGGTGCTGCACCTCAGGAAAGCAGAGGAAG AAGAGGATGATGCAGCACTAAAGAGGAGTGAACTTATTAATTGGTATCTAAAGGAAATTGAATCTGAAATCGAATCTGAAGAAGAACTAATTAATAAAAAGAAGATCATAGAGAGAGTCATTCACCGACTTACACATTAT GACCACATTCTGATCGAGCTGT